Proteins from one Podospora pseudoanserina strain CBS 124.78 chromosome 1, whole genome shotgun sequence genomic window:
- the ned1 gene encoding lipin Ned1 (COG:I; COG:N; BUSCO:EOG092636Y6; EggNog:ENOG503NVUI), translated as MQYVRNLSDSVSTAWNSINPATLSGAIDVIVVEQEDGSLLCSPFHVRFGKFSLLRPYEKKVEFKVNGVKQPYSMKLGEGGEAFFVFETSDTIPKSLQTSPLVSPASSPPLSPQQTTGLGEPEALDLNDPKVRSASFSRPPLTVLPNQRDGLITPRSASPEFGKAGTSIGDWSPPRPHSDDVLRMTARRAPSEDSDDPENPKYSDRSHSPPPLSASEALQRAMNLSRELAAVNIQTHITETGDLMLDMSNFKNNEEDAIKTEILARKVLSEELDGYYDIGALFGVDERGNLWIYSSEGAKAAAMKKAMESSLRNDNGIVMDAASDPGYQSDSSDVTASPSVPSHRRADSDLGQMSIQTPPSSPGSSTAGDPNRNYAKTLRLTSDQLKALNLKPGENSMSFTVNRATCSAYMYLWKYEVPVVISDIDGTITKSDALGHVLNMIGRDWTHAGVAKLYTDIVANGYNIMYLTSRSVGQADTTRAYLAGIVQDGYKLPRGPTILSPDRTMAALRREIYLRKPHIFKMSTLRDIRSLYGPDRKPFYAGFGNRFTDQISYRTVDVPRTRIFTINSNAEVSLDLLSLNKMKLSYVNMTEVVDHYFPPVSTLVKGGGEEYTDFTYWRDTPLELDEFSASDTEGEGEEEEEEEEEMDDEDEEYEDEDEDEIGEGMGDSYMSRDSYGDDLGESYDEDRMMRSALEERGQEGDYEEDLEEEFEEAVDEEVDRVGGEEEMPMDESTKEKKRILEDVERKLEEEKREKEKGKETVVPDTNAEIITGIKDLKVGAEVAEKKE; from the exons ATGCAGTACGTCAGGAATCTGAGCGACTCTGTCTCGACAGCATGGAACTCGATCAACCCGGCAACATTGAGCGGAGCCATCGACGTAATAGTCGTTGAGCAGGAAGACGGATCGCTACTCTGCTCACCTTTTCACGTGCGCTTCGGCAAGTTCTCGCTCTTGCGCCCATACGAGAAGAAGGTCGAGTTCAAGGTCAATGGGGTCAAGCAGCCGTATTCGATGAAGCTGggcgaaggaggcgaggCATTCTTTGTATTCGAGACTAGCGACACTATTCCCAAGAGTCTCCAGACCTCTCCCCTCGTTTCTCCAGCCTCCAGTCCACCTTTGAGCCCACAACAAACCACCGGACTCGGGGAGCCTGAAGCCCTCGATCTTAACGATCCAAAGGTGCGGTCAGCGAGCTTTAGCAGACCGCCGTTGACCGTGCTCCCGAATCAAAGAGATG GCCTCATCACACCAAGATCAGCTTCTCCAGAGTTCGGAAAGGCCGGAACCTCTATTGGCGACTGGTCCCCACCGCGTCCTCATAGCGATGATGTCCTGCGGATGACGGCTAGGAGGGCACCCAGTGAGGACTCGGACGACCCCGAAAACCCCAAGTACTCGGACCGTTCACACAGCCCACCGCCTCTCTCGGCATCCGAGGCTTTGCAGAGAGCCATGAATCTCTCCAGGGAGCTTGCCGCAGTGAATATTCAGACACATATCACCGAAACAGGAGATCTTATGCTGGACATGAGCAACTTCAAAAACAACGAGGAAGATGCGATCAAGACGGAGATTCTGGCTCGCAAGGTTCTCTCGGAGGAGCTCGACGGCTACTACGATATCGGCGCTCTGTTTGGTGTGGATGAGCGCGGAAATCTTTGGATCTACAGCAGCGAGGGAGCCAAGGCTGCCGCCATGAAGAAAGCCATGGAATCGAGCCTGCGCAACGACAACGGCATCGTCATGGACGCAGCTTCTGATCCCGGCTACCAGAGCGACAGCAGTGACGTGACAGCTTCACCTAGCGTACCAAGCCACAGACGTGCCGATTCAGACCTCGGCCAGATGTCTATCCAGACACCACCCAGCTCTCCCGGCTCCTCAACCGCCGGTGATCCGAACCGTAACTACGCCAAGACCTTGCGGTTGACCAGTGACCAGCTCAAGGCCTTGAACCTGAAGCCGGGCGAGAACTCGATGAGCTTCACCGTGAACCGCGCGACCTGCTCGGCCTACATGTACCTCTGGAAGTACGAGGTGCCAGTCGTCATCTCCGACATTgacggcaccatcaccaagtcAGATGCCTTGGGCCACGTGCTGAACATGATCGGCCGTGACTGGACTCACGCCGGTGTGGCCAAGCTATACACCGACATCGTCGCCAATGGGTATAACATTATGTACCTGACGAGTCGCTCCGTCGGACAAGCCGACACCACCAGGGCATACCTAGCCGGTATTGTCCAAGACGGCTACAAGCTTCCACGAGGCCCAACAATTCTGTCTCCAGATAGGACAATGGCCGCCCTCCGTCGTGAGATTTACCTCCGAAAGCCACACATCTTTAAGATGTCCACCCTGCGTGATATTCGCTCCCTCTACGGCCCCGACCGCAAACCCTTCTACGCCGGCTTCGGCAACCGTTTCACAGACCAAATCTCTTACCGCACAGTCGACGTGCCGAGAACAAGGATTTTcaccatcaactccaacGCGGAGGTCTCGCTCGATCTGCTCAGTCTTAACAAGATGAAGCTTAGCTATGTCAACATGACCGAGGTGGTAGACCACTACTTTCCCCCTGTCAGCACGCTTGTCAagggcggtggggaggaatACACTGATTTTACGTACTGGAGGGACACCCCGCTTGAACTGGACGAGTTCTCGGCTAGTGATACCGAGggtgaaggcgaggaagaggaagaagaagaagaggagatggatgatgaggatgaggagtatgaagatgaggatgaggatgagattggggaggggatgggggatagTTACATGTCGAGGGATTCATACGGGGATGACTTGGGGGAGAGTTATGACGAGgacaggatgatgaggagtgcacttgaggagagggggcaggagggggattatgaggaggatttggaggaggagtttgaggaggcggtggatgaggaggttgatagggtgggtggtgaggaggagatgccGATGGATGAGAGcacaaaggagaagaagaggattttggaggatgtggagaggaagcttgaggaggagaagagagagaaggaaaaggggaaggaaacGGTTGTGCCGGATACTAATGCGGAGATTATCACTGGGATTAAGGATTTGAAGGTTGGTGCTGAGGttgcggagaagaaggagtgA
- the PLB1 gene encoding Lysophospholipase 1 (COG:G; EggNog:ENOG503NUWK) — protein MHILDYSTTLAALLLTTANLASAEPIPVPAVQLSQPNHDLILSPRARPNAPSGGYAPQEVNCPRNKPTVRLADGISKQEEDWLGKRRKETVKPMIDFLKRANLEGFDAEAYINRVAPDVKDLPNVGIAVSGGGYRALMNGAGFVAAADSRTTGATGEGQIGGLLQSSTYLAGLSGGGWLVSSIYTNNFSTVETLRNGREGSSIWKFDRSIFIGPNLPGIFDTTRYWSRVARQVAAKADAGFETSITDYWGRALGYQLIDAEDGGPAYTFSSIALDDEFSAARTPFPILVANGRYPGERIISLNATVYEFNPYEMGSYDPTTYGFVPMEYLGSNFSQGVIPSSGKCVKGFDSVSYIYGTSSSLFNAFMLQNISSVEGVPTFLLNAANATLNILDSNENDIAQYEPNPFLGWNNATNPSAQKIELDLVDGGLDLQNIPLHPLIQPFRHVDVIFAVDSSADTTHNWPNGTALRASWDRSQGAIANGTLFPPVPDQNTFINLGLNNRPTFFGCDVNNFTLEAGQKVPPLLVYIPNAPYSANSNVSTFTSSYPESQRNEIITNGYNAATQGNGTLDGEWNKCVACAVLSRSLARTGTGVPGECGRCFERYCWDGRLDTKAVEGEYEPGFRVGDASTKDSAAAGRAAVMGTGMGLVVGLLGVVVMML, from the exons ATGCATATTCTAGAttactccaccaccctcgctgctctcctcctcaccaccgccaaccttGCCTCCGCCGAACCCATCCCAGTCCCAGCTGTCCAGctctcccaacccaaccatgATTTAATCCTCAGCCCTCGCGCGCGTCCCAACGCGCCCAGCGGCGGCTATGCGCCGCAGGAAGTCAACTGTCCCAGAAACAAACCCACTGTCCGTCTTGCCGATGGCATCtccaagcaggaggaggactgGCTCGGGAAGCGAAGGAAGGAGACTGTGAAGCCCATGATTGACTTCTTGAAGAGGGCCAATCTGGAAGGGTTCGATGCCGAGGCTTACATCAACCGTGTGGCTCCGGATGTGAAGGATCTTCCAAATGTCGGGATTGCCGTTTCGGGGGGTGGTTACAGGGCGTTGATGAATGGGGCCGGGTTCGTCGCTGCTGCCGACAGCAGGACCACGGGTGCGACTGGGGAGGGACagattggggggttgctgcAGAGCAGTACTTATTTGGCTGGtttgtctggtggtggttggttggtgtcGAGCATTTACACCAACAACTTTAGCACGGTTGAGACGTTGAGGaacgggagggaggggagcagTATTTGGAAGTTTGATAGGAGTATCTTTATTGGGCCAAACTTGCCTGGGATTTTTGATACTACCAGGTACTGGTCTAGGGTGGCTAGGCAGGTTGCTGCGAAAGCGGATGCTGGGTTCGAGACTTCCATCACGGATTA CTGGGGCCGTGCCCTGGGTTATCAACTCATCGACGCCGAAGACGGCGGGCCGGCCtacaccttctcctccatcgccctaGACGATGAGTTCTCCGCCGCCcgcacccccttccccatcctcgTAGCCAACGGCCGCTACCCGGGGGAGAGgatcatctccctcaacgccACAGTCTACGAGTTCAACCCTTACGAAATGGGCTCCTACGATCCCACCACGTACGGTTTTGTTCCCATGGAGTACCTCGGCTCCAACTTCTCCCAGGGCGTCATCCCCTCCAGCGGAAAGTGCGTCAAGGGGTTTGATTCCGTGTCCTACATCTacggcacctcctccagcctctTCAACGCCTTCATGCTCCAAAACATTTCCTCGGTCGAAGGCGTCCCtaccttcctcctcaacgcgGCAAACGcaaccctcaacatcctAGACAGCAACGAAAACGACATTGCGCAGTACGAACCCAACCCATTCCTGGGCTGGAACAACGCCACCAACCCGAGCGCGCAAAAAATCGAGCTTGATCTCGTCGATGGAGGGTTAGACCTCCaaaacatccccctccaccccctcatccaaccctTCCGCCACGTCGATGTCATTTTTGCGGTAGACAGCTCGGCAGACACGACGCACAACTGGCCGAATGGCACCGCCCTCCGTGCCAGTTGGGACCGCTCCCAaggcgccatcgccaacgGCACGCTGttccctcccgtccccgACCAAAACACGTTTATTAACCTCGGGCTTAACAACCGGCCCACGTTTTTCGGGTGTGACGTCAATAATTTCACTTTGGAGGCCGGGCAAAAGGTGCCCCCGTTGCTGGTTTACATCCCTAATGCTCCTTATAGCGCCAATTCGAACGTCTCGACTTTTACGAGTAGTTACCCCGAGAGTCAGAGGAATGAGATCATCACTAATGGGTATAATGCTGCCACGCAGGGGAACGGGACGCtggatggggagtggaaCAAGTGTGTGGCGTGCGCGGTGTTGAGTAGGAGTTTGGcgaggacggggacgggggtgCCGGGGGAGTGTGGGAGGTGTTTTGAGAGGTATTGctgggatgggaggttggataccaaggctgtggagggggagtatgAGCCGGGCTTTAGGGTTGGGGATGCTTCTACCAAGGAtagtgctgctgctgggagggCGGCGGTAATGGGGACTGGGAtggggctggtggttgggttgttgggggtggtggtgatgatgctttag
- the HIS4 gene encoding trifunctional histidinol dehydrogenase (BUSCO:EOG09262E98; EggNog:ENOG503NURS; COG:E), with protein MESTLPLPFLISVNVPPGLGGEREGLNREEVSCLGTVFFTVKPQTYEKIFRFLGRHNTEFQPFFDVTQLESRDDVVSLIDAGARKVFVRPEQLPDFAEFGSRVAPVVSGANPAQLASATEHGLLVSDFDTTAAETARFVEEAKAKKIASFFVKPVAGADLEKFIGVAAQVGAIPILPSTDVTSKEQAGKLAVPKILAASWKSDRADGLIPTVVVDEHDTALGLVYSSEESVGEALRTQTGVYQSRKRGLWYKGASSGDTQELVRISLDCDNDALKFVVRQKGRFCHLEQSGCFGDLKGIKKLEQTLVSRKRSAPQGSYTARLFSDEKLLRAKIMEEAEELCDAKTAEEVAFEAADLIYFAMARVVAAGVSLADVEKSLDAKSFKVKRRQGDAKGRWAEKEGIKTETNGAAPPAPAPVKEEPKKDERILMKVLDAGEVTTQELDAALKRPSQKSADAIMKIIVPIIDDVRKNGDKALLSYTHKFERATSLTSPVLKAPFPESMMQLPAETIRAIDVSFENIKKFHAAQKDEKPLQVETMPGVVCSRFSRPIEAVGLYVPGGTAVLPSTALMLGVPAMVAGCQKIVIASPPRSDGSITPEIVYVAHKVGAESIVLAGGAQAVAAMAYGTESVTKVDKILGPGNQFVTAAKMYVSNDTNAGVGIDMPAGPSEVLVVADKDANPAFVASDLLSQAEHGVDSQVILIAIDLTDAQLAAIEDEVHNQAMALPRVDIVRGSIAHSLTVKVKTVEEAMEISNRYAPEHLILQIKDAEKAVEKVMNAGSVFIGEWTPESVGDYSAGVNHSLPTYGFAKQYSGVNLASFVKHITSSNLTAEGLRNVGGAVMQLAKVEELEAHRRAVEIRLEHMNKA; from the exons ATGGAGTCGACGCTTCCTCTGCCGTTCCTCATCAGCGTCAATGTCCCGCCGGGGCTcggaggagagagggaggggctCAACCGCGAGGAAGTCTCATGTCTGGGAACTGTCTTCTTTACCGTGAAGCCGCAGACATATGAGAAGATTTTCCGTTTCCTCGGCCGCCACAACACCGAATTCCAGCCCTTTTTCGACGTGACACAGCTCGAGTCCCGCGATGATGTCGTTTCTCTTATCGACGCTGGCGCTCGCAAGGTGTTTGTCCGCCCTGAACAGCTTCCCGATTTCGCCGAGTTTGGCTCCCGAGTAGCCCCTGTTGTGTCTGGCGCCAACCCGGCGCAATTGGCTTCTGCCACTGAGCACGGCCTTCTCGTTTCCGACTTTGATACCACCGCTGCCGAGACTGCGCGGTTTGTCGAGGAGGCTAAGGCGAAGAAAATCGCTTCTTTCTTTGTCAAGCCTGTCGCTGGTGCTGACCTCGAAAAGTTCATTGGTGTTGCGGCACAGGTTGGCGCTATTCCTATTCTTCCCTCGACTGATGTAACCAGCAAGGAGCAGGCCGGAAAGCTTGCTGTTCCTAAGATTCTTGCTGCTTCGTGGAAGTCAGACCGTGCCGATGGCTTGATTCCTAccgtggtggttgatgaacATGACACTGCTCTTGGCTTGGTGTACAGCAGCGAGGAGAGTGTTGGTGAGGCTCTCAGGACACAGACTGGTGTTTACCAGAGCCGGAAGCGTGGGTTGTGGTACAAGGGTGCTTCTTCTGGGGACACTCAGGAGCTTGTGCGGATATCTCTGGATTGCGACAATGATGCGCTCAAGTTTGTGGTGCGGCAAAAGGGGCGGTTCTGTCACCTGGAGCAGTCTGGCTGCTTTGGCGATCTGAAGGgtatcaagaagctggagcagaCTCTTGTCTCAAGGAAGCGGTCTGCGCCACAAGGCTCATACACTGCTCGTCTCTTCTCTGATGAGAAGCTGTTGAGGGCGAAGATcatggaggaggctgaggagcttTGCGATGCCAAaaccgccgaggaggttgcttTCGAGGCCGCGGATCTCATCTACTTTGCCATGGCGAGAGTTGTTGCCGCTGGTGTGTCTCTTGCTGACGTTGAAAAGAGCCTCGATGCCAAGAGCTTCAAGGTCAAGAGGAGACAGGGCGATGCCAAGGGCAGGTGGGCTGAAAAGGAGGGCATCAAGACAGAGACTAACGGAGCGgcgccaccagcaccagcgcCAGTAAAGGAGGAGCCCAAGAAGGACGAGAGGATTCTGATGAAGGTTCTCGATGCGGGTGAAGTCACCACACAAGAGCTCGATGCAGCCCTAAAGAGACCATCACAAAAATCGGCCGACGCCATCATGAAGATTATTGTGCCAATCATCGATGACGTACGGAAGAATGGCGACAAGGCACTTCTCTCATACACTCACAAGTTCGAAAGGGCGACATCTTTGACCTCTCCAGTACTCAAGGCGCCGTTCCCAGAGTCCATGATGCAGCTTCCCGCGGAGACCATCAGGGCCATCGACGTGTCATTCGAGAACATCAAGAAGTTCCACGCCGCTCAAAAAGACGAGAAGCCGTTGCAGGTTGAGACCATGCCCGGCGTTGTCTGCAGCCGTTTCTCTCGCCCCATCGAAGCCGTTGGCCTTTACGTGCCCGGTGGTACCGCCGTTCTGCCCAGCACCGCGCTCATGCTTGGTGTACCGGCTATGGTAGCCGGCTGCCAGAAGATTGTCATTGCCTCGCCGCCTCGCTCCGACGGCAGCATCACCCCTGAGATTGTTTACGTCGCCCACAAGGTTGGCGCTGAGTCGATTGTCCTCGCTGGTGGTGCccaggctgttgctgccatgGCTTATGGCACTGAGAGCGTGACCAAGGTTGACAAGATTCTCGGCCCTGGTAACCAGTTCGTCACGGCGGCCAAGATGTACGTCAGCAATGACACCAACGCCGGCGTCGGTATTGACATGCCCGCCGGTCCTTCCGAGGTCTTGGTTGTTGCCGACAAGGACGCCAACCCAGCATTTGTCGCCTCTGATCTCTTGTCCCAAGCTGAGCACGGCGTCGACAGCCAGGTCATTCTCATTGCTATTGACCTGACTGATGCCCAGCTCGCTGCTATTGAAGATGAGGTTCACAACCAGGCCATGGCCCTCCCGCGTGTGGACATTGTCCGTGGGTCTATTGCTCACTCGCTGActgtcaaggtcaagactgtggaggaggcgatggagaTCAGCAACAGGTATGCGCCTGAGCACTTGATTCTTCAGATCAAGGACGCGgagaaggcggtggagaaggtgatGAATGCGGGGAGTGTGTTTATTGGGGAGTGGACGCCTGAGAGCGTGGGTGATTACTCGGCTGGTGTTAACCACTCTTTGC CTACTTATGGCTTCGCCAAGCAATACTCTGGCGTAAATCTCGCCTCGTTTGTCAAGCACATTACCAGCTCTAACCTGACGGCTGAGGGGCTGAGGAATGTGGGAGGGGCGGTGATGCAGTTGGCTAAGgttgaggagctcgaggctcACAGACGGGCGGTGGAGATTCGGTTGGAGCATATGAACAAGGCTTGA
- the TAF9 gene encoding Transcription initiation factor TFIID subunit 9 (COG:K; BUSCO:EOG092650VI; EggNog:ENOG503P2T1), translating into MSTTAAPQPNGHPPAPNPKPSPPPPTHPHPPPLPNNNNTNPQSNPTAPRPRESCTIELLLLAQGVTTFEPRVPLLLLDFAYRHTSSVLSDALHLSADPYTSHAGARPSASSGAAPVNVGDAAITSNAVQLAIASRLAYQFRGGAAGGTSKDWLLDMAKERNKIALPRVPASEWGLRLPGEKFVLSGTGWGLRDVWAGQEALEESGEESEEGDMEMEDVVLGGGITQEKEEDVGGDGVEGGTMGDVFGDEAEDEEMGEA; encoded by the coding sequence atgtcaaccacagcagccccCCAACCCAATGGCCATCCCCCGgctcccaatcccaaaccctcaccaccaccaccaacccacccccaccccccccccctccccaacaacaacaacaccaacccccaatccaaccccaccgccccccgcccccgcgaGTCCTGCACAAttgagctcctcctcctagcCCAAGGCGTCACAACCTTCGAACCCCgcgtccccctcctcctcctagaCTTCGCATACCGGcacacctcctccgtcctctCCGAcgccctccacctctccgcAGACCCTTACACCTCCCACGCCGGCGCCCGcccctctgcctcctccggcGCGGCCCCCGTTAACGTAGGGGACGCAGCCATAACCTCCAACGCCGTTCAGCTCGCCATCGCATCCCGCCTCGCCTACCAATTCCGGGGCGGCGCCGCCGGTGGGACGAGTAAAGACTGGTTGCTCGACATGGCCAAAGAACGAAACAAAATCGCCTTACCTAGGGTTCCGGCGAGTGAATGGGGTTTGAGGCTTCCAGGGGAGAAGTTTGTCTTGTCTGGgacggggtgggggttgagggatgtTTGGGCTGGGcaggaggcgttggaggagtcgggtgaggagagtgaggagggggatatggagatggaggatgtggttttgggaggggggataacacaggaaaaggaggaggatgtagggggggatggggtggaggggggcaCGATGGGGGATGTTTTTGGGGATGaggcggaggatgaggagatgggggaggctTGA